Proteins encoded together in one Chryseobacterium sp. G0201 window:
- a CDS encoding amino acid adenylation domain-containing protein, whose translation MKKELNAMNPHDSNEYSENRVQNPFGIVKQIEKISKEFPEKIAIVDGAESITYEVLNTKANQLAYYLQTYNIKNSDLVGICVPQSINRIIAFLAVLKLGAAYLPIDGELPQARIQMMIADSQVKLALSVDQYLEKINNDKTQSIALDSLNALESLKNMSTENLSSDILPENPAYVIYTSGSTGMPKGVIISHHSFYNFVKYQAEVLDLSADSITLQFASPSFDAAIIDIWTPLIKGATMHLYPNNKIVGEPLLDFIVTHHIDTVPLMPPMVLASLPLNKPIGNLHTIAIGGESCTENTIKSWYKKIRLINSYGPTEATVAVSNYEFKEETNPRIIGSAMPFVDALLLDENLKPVTDGTVGEIYIGGSQLALGYLHREEDTDKSFIQAPEWLLNQLNKGEKLYKTGDMALRREDGNLEFYGRKDDQVKIRGYRIELAEIEYNIAKLPQITQSAVKVQTKENGLPALIAFIQLASDEDQTKVLQNIKAKLQQVMPAYMLPDKIFIVDQMPLNHAGKIDKKLLEIPENQTKNSNLPKWKEDNLIQIVTHIWKDLLSLEDINEEDDFFELGGHSLLLAQLHNLLPEPVKNLISLPELYIYTTISTFVQEVENRMVKTEISQKSKAETMITELIKDSELHIDFAINESPDPSILKNPKSIFLTGTTGFVGSHLLEELLQQTSANIYCLVRALSSEEGLKRIKNTFEKFKLLWSPDYDSRIIAMTGDLSLPHFGMENENYNFITNHIEVIYHSGSSVSYVQPYSLIKKSNIDGLHNIIDLAVTGKVKFLMLLSSMGVFSWGRPFTKKTWMYEDDSIDQNMEAVSRDLGYIKSKWVMESIAEKARQKGLPITNFRLGFAVCHSTSGATVMNQWWGSLIRSCVELNSFPLVMGLKDELTTVDYMCKAIMHISKKKEAVGLNFHLSPLPENDVSLTDFCAKMNEYYDIDLKGMEYHQWLNQWKYDSNLPIYPLLSLFTEDVHEGKSLVEAYENTYYYDRSNTQQFLADTNLTPPVFNKKLMTPYLEFMGVLSVKEIEENY comes from the coding sequence ATGAAAAAAGAATTAAACGCCATGAACCCTCATGACTCGAATGAGTATTCTGAAAATAGAGTTCAGAATCCCTTTGGAATTGTAAAACAAATTGAGAAAATTTCAAAAGAATTTCCTGAAAAAATTGCCATTGTTGATGGAGCTGAAAGTATTACTTATGAAGTTTTAAATACAAAAGCGAATCAATTAGCATATTATTTACAAACGTATAATATCAAAAATAGTGACTTGGTTGGGATTTGCGTTCCTCAATCGATAAATCGTATTATTGCTTTTTTAGCAGTGTTAAAATTAGGAGCTGCTTATTTACCTATTGATGGCGAATTACCGCAAGCCCGAATACAAATGATGATTGCTGATTCACAAGTTAAATTAGCGCTAAGTGTAGATCAATATTTAGAAAAAATAAATAATGACAAGACCCAAAGTATTGCATTAGATTCTTTAAATGCTCTTGAAAGTTTAAAAAATATGTCAACTGAGAATCTTTCAAGTGATATTTTACCTGAAAATCCTGCTTATGTAATTTATACTTCCGGCAGCACGGGAATGCCAAAAGGCGTTATTATCTCACATCATTCTTTTTATAATTTTGTTAAGTATCAAGCAGAAGTTCTGGATTTATCTGCTGATAGTATTACTTTGCAATTTGCATCTCCAAGCTTTGATGCTGCTATCATAGATATTTGGACTCCTTTAATTAAAGGGGCAACGATGCATTTGTATCCCAATAATAAAATTGTGGGCGAACCGCTTTTAGATTTTATTGTTACTCATCATATCGACACCGTTCCTTTGATGCCGCCGATGGTTTTGGCATCATTACCGTTAAATAAACCTATCGGAAATCTTCATACAATAGCCATTGGAGGTGAATCTTGTACTGAAAACACCATTAAATCCTGGTACAAAAAGATACGTTTGATCAATAGCTATGGACCTACCGAAGCCACTGTCGCAGTAAGCAATTATGAATTTAAAGAAGAAACAAATCCAAGAATTATCGGGTCTGCAATGCCATTTGTTGATGCATTGTTATTAGACGAGAATCTAAAACCAGTTACAGATGGCACGGTTGGAGAAATTTATATTGGAGGTTCTCAATTGGCGTTAGGTTATTTGCATCGTGAAGAAGATACTGATAAATCTTTTATTCAGGCTCCGGAATGGCTTTTAAATCAATTAAATAAAGGTGAAAAGTTGTATAAAACCGGAGACATGGCTCTGCGCAGGGAAGATGGTAATTTGGAGTTTTACGGAAGAAAAGATGATCAGGTTAAAATCAGAGGATATAGAATAGAACTTGCTGAAATTGAATATAATATAGCGAAATTACCACAGATTACGCAAAGTGCCGTTAAAGTGCAAACAAAAGAAAATGGTTTACCGGCTTTAATCGCTTTTATTCAGCTTGCATCGGATGAAGATCAGACAAAAGTTTTACAGAATATAAAGGCAAAATTACAACAGGTAATGCCTGCATATATGCTTCCGGACAAAATTTTTATTGTAGATCAAATGCCTTTGAATCATGCCGGAAAAATAGATAAAAAACTCTTGGAAATTCCGGAAAATCAAACAAAAAATAGCAATTTACCTAAATGGAAAGAAGATAATTTAATCCAAATCGTAACACACATCTGGAAAGATCTTCTTTCACTGGAAGATATTAATGAAGAAGACGATTTTTTTGAATTGGGAGGCCATTCGCTGTTACTTGCGCAATTACATAACTTGCTTCCTGAGCCTGTAAAAAACCTTATCAGTTTGCCGGAACTGTATATTTATACGACTATTTCAACTTTCGTTCAGGAGGTTGAAAATCGAATGGTAAAAACAGAAATTTCGCAAAAAAGTAAAGCTGAAACGATGATCACCGAATTGATAAAAGATTCGGAATTACACATTGATTTTGCTATAAATGAATCACCAGATCCAAGTATTTTAAAGAATCCTAAAAGTATTTTTTTAACCGGGACAACAGGTTTTGTAGGATCTCATTTATTAGAAGAACTTTTACAGCAAACATCAGCAAATATTTACTGTTTGGTACGTGCTTTATCTTCAGAAGAAGGATTGAAACGTATTAAAAATACCTTTGAAAAGTTTAAATTATTATGGTCGCCCGATTATGACAGCCGAATTATTGCAATGACAGGAGATTTATCCTTGCCTCATTTCGGAATGGAAAATGAAAATTATAATTTTATCACCAATCATATTGAAGTCATTTATCATTCGGGAAGTTCGGTGAGTTATGTACAGCCTTATTCATTGATTAAAAAATCAAATATTGACGGTTTGCACAACATTATTGATCTTGCGGTGACGGGAAAAGTGAAATTTCTCATGCTGTTGTCTTCTATGGGCGTATTTAGCTGGGGCAGACCATTCACAAAGAAAACGTGGATGTATGAAGATGATTCTATCGACCAAAATATGGAGGCGGTTTCAAGAGATTTGGGATATATAAAAAGTAAATGGGTAATGGAAAGTATTGCCGAAAAAGCCAGACAAAAAGGACTTCCTATTACTAATTTCAGGTTGGGTTTTGCAGTTTGTCACAGTACTTCGGGAGCAACCGTGATGAATCAATGGTGGGGATCGTTGATCAGAAGTTGTGTTGAGCTTAATTCGTTTCCGCTTGTTATGGGATTAAAAGATGAATTGACAACGGTAGATTATATGTGTAAGGCAATCATGCACATCAGTAAAAAGAAAGAAGCTGTGGGACTCAATTTTCACCTTTCTCCTTTGCCTGAAAATGATGTTTCGCTTACTGATTTCTGTGCAAAAATGAATGAATATTACGATATTGATTTAAAAGGAATGGAGTATCATCAATGGCTTAATCAATGGAAATATGACAGTAATTTACCAATTTATCCTTTGTTGAGTTTGTTCACAGAAGATGTACACGAAGGGAAATCATTGGTCGAAGCCTATGAAAACACTTATTATTATGACAGAAGCAATACGCAGCAGTTTTTAGCGGATACCAATTTAACGCCTCCTGTTTTTAATAAAAAACTAATGACACCTTATTTAGAATTTATGGGAGTTCTTAGTGTAAAAGAAATTGAAGAAAATTATTAA
- a CDS encoding RagB/SusD family nutrient uptake outer membrane protein, protein MKTTYNKNISLFPLNFKTFGKVLIWGTLTLGALSCEKDLMLEPENNITQTSFYTTELQIQQALSGVYSAMINSSSRGGFDVNFYLLASEVRSNNFNAISQNGNRDYYAINRFQDTSSTDEMGILWEDAYQLISYANTILARIDAVPFANQATKEQYRSETRFLRAYAYFELMRNFGKVPLIDHPVSPEEAASIPRTELAILYDFITSELEASVAGLKNVYDASNKGRVTKSAAHALLGRIYLTGNGYPLNNGSYLQKAKDHLFTVIQGEGQYVTFAPNYADLFKSTNDNKYHIFEIQHISGGLSQGSYLPSFVSPTFGSADPLYNAQGSLFSSSELGVSQSLINSYEPGDLRRAVTVKTQFIAQNGQPDNANYFVKFREPGVVLTNRYDWPINFPIIRYEDVLLMYAEVLNNQGSTSIAVPYVNKIRQRAGLAPLSTSLSSTDFTTALRKERRVEFAGEGVYWHDLVRWNIAKDVINQAAADLNYNFTITTNDYLYQIPLSQIQVAGYEQNP, encoded by the coding sequence ATGAAAACAACTTATAATAAAAATATCTCTCTTTTTCCATTAAACTTTAAAACGTTTGGAAAAGTATTAATCTGGGGAACATTAACATTAGGAGCGCTTAGTTGCGAAAAAGATTTGATGTTGGAACCTGAAAATAATATTACCCAAACCTCTTTTTACACGACCGAATTACAAATCCAACAAGCATTGTCAGGAGTTTATTCTGCCATGATTAATTCTTCTTCCAGAGGAGGTTTTGATGTTAATTTTTACTTATTGGCATCAGAAGTTCGTTCCAATAATTTTAATGCAATTTCACAAAATGGTAACAGAGATTATTACGCGATCAACCGTTTTCAGGATACCTCTTCAACCGACGAAATGGGAATTCTTTGGGAAGATGCCTATCAACTTATTTCTTATGCTAATACTATTTTAGCAAGAATTGATGCGGTTCCTTTTGCTAATCAAGCGACAAAGGAACAATACCGCTCTGAAACCCGTTTTTTAAGAGCCTACGCCTATTTCGAGCTCATGCGTAATTTTGGAAAAGTTCCTTTAATAGATCATCCGGTGAGCCCTGAAGAGGCTGCTTCCATACCACGAACAGAACTAGCGATTCTTTATGATTTCATCACTTCTGAACTTGAAGCATCTGTTGCTGGTTTAAAAAATGTGTATGATGCTAGTAATAAAGGTAGGGTTACAAAATCGGCTGCTCATGCTTTATTAGGAAGGATATATCTTACAGGAAACGGCTATCCGCTCAACAACGGATCTTATTTACAAAAAGCAAAAGATCACTTATTTACAGTAATTCAGGGAGAAGGGCAGTATGTTACCTTTGCTCCAAATTATGCAGATTTGTTTAAAAGTACCAATGATAATAAATACCATATTTTTGAGATCCAGCATATAAGCGGAGGTTTGTCGCAGGGTTCTTATCTGCCAAGCTTTGTTTCACCGACTTTTGGCAGCGCAGATCCCTTATACAATGCGCAGGGCAGTTTGTTCAGTTCTTCTGAATTAGGCGTTTCACAATCACTGATTAATTCTTATGAACCAGGAGACTTAAGACGTGCTGTAACGGTTAAAACTCAATTTATAGCACAAAACGGACAGCCGGATAATGCAAATTATTTCGTGAAATTTCGTGAGCCGGGAGTGGTATTGACCAACCGTTATGACTGGCCTATCAATTTTCCGATTATAAGATATGAAGATGTCCTTTTAATGTATGCTGAAGTTTTAAATAATCAGGGGAGTACAAGTATTGCTGTTCCATATGTAAATAAAATTCGTCAGAGAGCTGGCTTAGCACCACTTTCTACATCTTTATCAAGCACAGATTTTACCACAGCGCTTCGTAAAGAAAGAAGAGTAGAGTTTGCAGGTGAAGGTGTTTATTGGCATGATCTGGTACGTTGGAATATCGCAAAAGATGTAATCAACCAAGCTGCAGCCGACCTCAACTACAATTTTACCATTACAACGAATGATTATCTGTACCAAATTCCTTTATCTCAAATTCAGGTAGCCGGATACGAACAAAATCCTTAA
- a CDS encoding SusC/RagA family TonB-linked outer membrane protein — MKNSILTLGLLVGATGFAFAQVKQPAATIKDSIKSNPNDKTKDIEEVVIIAYGTQKRGEVTGAVGRVGAESFKNRPIARADQALTGQIAGVKTRATSGKPGEPLEIRVRGTASISASNSPVYVVDGMVVDDMANISPDDIQSIEVLKDAASTAMYGSRGSNGVVIVTTKKGTSGKPSFSFSQYYGVQTIEKKLDIMNSAEWIDYATEAINKSWVGLAPGHSASDSYAVRANYFNLANTTDYNLANISNMIDPRWGTDQVAYIDWQDAFYRPAAIQSYQLAVRGGSKNMKYMISGAYFDQEGLAINTGFNRFNLSAVIDVNISDKWKAGIALRPSYSKSYGATVDGKDNLAHKMLSMVPVAELGAGLYTNFGKNMMYRWAGSTQSPIGVMENTTNDTNEFRLLSSLYVSYDILPDLNLKISGGATNNFNINNGYTPTFNLITNIPGQVSIASRRTVNYNRYLGEALLSYKKSFGEHDINAIAGYSAENYRSTTQYNRNKGFPNDDLKTFNFTQSASVLNSEYTATEWMLVSTFGRVNYDYKEKYMLSASIRRDGSSRFGWNNLWGTFAAFGTAWKVDEEEFLKDSKWLNNLKFRYSWGENGNNSIGDYRAFGTLSGGNYSFGGNLSNGLIPNTIPNPDLTWEKTQSSDFGFELGLFNRIDFTADYYIKKTKDLLLEEPIPAVTGYKTMWKNVGSVQNKGLELELSTKNLTGAFKWNTSANIAFNNNKVLQLGSKNKPIYTGFSDGTNIIQVGEELNSFYLYEAIGVLSTADINNTSIAKTNGAIAGDVKYRDVNGDGVINENDRHIIGGPTPDYYWGFTNTFSYKNFDLSVFFQGQKGGYSYALLGRAIDRTGMGTTTNVMGNWANRWRSDENPGDGKTPRLDGTTGSLLDTRWLYDATYIQLKNVTLGYNFSQELTNKLKISNLKIYVSLENVWRKDHYYGGYNPESVQSDGTDYGAYPNAKVYMMGLNFNF; from the coding sequence ATGAAAAATTCTATATTAACTCTTGGTCTTTTAGTCGGCGCCACAGGTTTTGCTTTTGCGCAAGTAAAACAGCCAGCTGCTACGATTAAGGATAGCATAAAATCAAATCCTAATGATAAAACTAAGGATATCGAGGAAGTGGTTATTATTGCTTATGGTACACAAAAAAGAGGCGAGGTTACAGGTGCTGTTGGTAGAGTAGGTGCAGAAAGTTTTAAAAATCGTCCTATTGCAAGAGCTGATCAGGCATTAACTGGTCAGATTGCCGGAGTTAAGACCCGTGCTACTTCAGGAAAACCTGGTGAACCTTTAGAAATCCGAGTGCGTGGTACAGCTTCCATATCGGCAAGTAATTCTCCTGTTTATGTGGTCGATGGAATGGTAGTAGACGATATGGCGAATATTTCACCTGATGATATACAATCGATTGAAGTACTGAAAGATGCGGCATCTACTGCTATGTATGGATCCAGAGGTTCCAATGGTGTTGTAATCGTAACGACAAAAAAAGGTACATCGGGAAAGCCTTCATTTAGTTTTTCACAATATTATGGTGTTCAGACGATTGAAAAAAAGCTGGACATTATGAATAGTGCAGAATGGATTGATTATGCTACTGAAGCGATTAATAAAAGTTGGGTAGGTTTAGCTCCGGGCCATTCAGCGTCGGACAGTTACGCTGTTCGGGCCAATTATTTTAACTTGGCCAATACTACCGATTACAATTTAGCCAATATCAGCAATATGATCGATCCTAGATGGGGAACTGATCAGGTTGCTTATATCGACTGGCAGGATGCATTTTATCGTCCGGCAGCTATTCAAAGTTATCAGTTGGCGGTACGAGGTGGAAGTAAGAATATGAAGTATATGATCTCGGGAGCATATTTTGATCAGGAAGGTCTGGCGATCAATACTGGGTTTAACAGGTTTAATTTAAGCGCAGTTATTGACGTTAATATTTCAGATAAATGGAAAGCCGGAATTGCACTTCGACCAAGTTATTCAAAAAGTTACGGAGCAACGGTAGACGGAAAAGACAATTTAGCCCATAAAATGCTTTCAATGGTTCCTGTAGCAGAATTGGGTGCCGGTCTTTACACTAATTTCGGGAAAAATATGATGTACAGATGGGCAGGTTCTACACAAAGTCCTATAGGCGTCATGGAAAATACTACAAATGATACGAATGAATTTCGCCTGTTGTCCAGCCTGTATGTATCTTATGATATTTTACCGGATCTGAATCTGAAGATTTCCGGTGGTGCGACTAATAATTTTAATATCAATAATGGCTATACGCCAACCTTTAATTTAATTACAAATATACCGGGACAGGTAAGCATTGCCAGTCGCAGAACGGTAAATTATAACAGATATCTTGGTGAAGCTCTATTGAGCTATAAAAAATCTTTCGGTGAACATGATATCAACGCTATTGCAGGTTATAGTGCGGAAAATTACAGATCAACCACTCAGTACAACAGAAACAAAGGCTTTCCGAATGATGATTTAAAAACATTCAATTTCACACAATCTGCATCTGTGCTTAATTCAGAATATACAGCGACAGAATGGATGCTGGTTTCTACTTTTGGTCGTGTAAATTATGATTATAAAGAAAAATATATGTTGTCTGCCAGCATCCGTAGAGACGGCTCTTCCAGATTTGGCTGGAACAACCTTTGGGGAACATTTGCAGCATTCGGAACTGCCTGGAAAGTAGATGAAGAAGAATTTTTAAAAGATTCGAAATGGTTGAATAACCTTAAATTCAGATACAGCTGGGGTGAAAACGGAAACAATTCAATTGGTGATTACAGAGCATTCGGAACACTTTCTGGAGGAAATTATTCATTTGGAGGAAATTTGTCTAATGGTTTAATTCCCAATACGATTCCCAATCCTGATCTGACTTGGGAAAAAACACAGTCATCTGATTTTGGTTTTGAACTGGGATTATTCAACAGAATTGATTTTACGGCAGATTATTATATCAAAAAAACCAAAGATCTTCTTCTGGAGGAGCCAATACCTGCTGTAACGGGCTATAAAACAATGTGGAAAAACGTTGGTTCGGTTCAAAATAAAGGGTTGGAATTAGAATTAAGTACAAAAAATTTAACAGGAGCATTCAAATGGAATACTTCGGCTAATATTGCATTTAATAATAACAAAGTATTGCAGTTAGGTAGCAAAAACAAACCGATTTACACAGGTTTTAGCGATGGTACAAATATTATACAGGTAGGAGAGGAACTGAATTCATTCTATCTTTATGAAGCGATAGGCGTATTATCTACAGCAGATATCAATAATACAAGTATTGCCAAAACAAATGGTGCTATTGCAGGCGACGTTAAATACAGAGATGTGAATGGCGACGGTGTTATCAATGAAAATGACCGTCATATCATCGGAGGGCCTACTCCTGATTATTATTGGGGATTCACAAATACATTTTCATATAAAAATTTCGATCTTTCTGTGTTTTTTCAAGGGCAAAAAGGAGGTTACAGTTATGCATTATTAGGTCGTGCAATCGATCGCACAGGAATGGGAACTACAACAAATGTGATGGGAAATTGGGCAAACCGTTGGCGTTCTGACGAAAACCCGGGAGATGGAAAAACTCCGAGATTAGATGGTACTACAGGAAGTCTTTTGGATACAAGATGGCTGTATGATGCGACCTATATTCAATTAAAAAATGTGACTTTAGGATATAATTTTTCACAGGAATTAACAAATAAATTAAAAATTTCTAATCTGAAAATTTATGTCAGTTTAGAAAATGTCTGGAGAAAAGATCATTATTATGGCGGCTACAACCCCGAATCTGTACAGTCAGACGGAACCGATTATGGTGCATACCCTAATGCAAAGGTATATATGATGGGCTTAAACTTTAACTTCTAA